The genomic segment AGCCGTTACCGATCTCGAACCCGAACCGCATGACGATGCCGAAAACGATTCGCGCGATGGCGAAGGCAAGCCCGCCGCCACCAGCGAAGACGGTTCCAACGTCGTGACCGTAGATTTCGGCCGCAAGAAGTAATCCGTAAACAGGGCCGGGGGCGAAAGGCAGCACCATGGCGAATCTGAACGGCGGCAAATCGACAGGGGCGAAACTCGCGGGCCTTGCCATGCGGCAGGGCGCCCGGATCGCCCGTCATTCGCTGGACAAGCGCCTGAATGTCGCGGGCTACAAGCCCAGCGAGCTTGAAGATGCCGTGGTCGGCCGCGGCATTGTCAGCACCATCGCGATTGCCGCGGTTACCCGCCTTGCCACGCGATCCGTCCCCGGCGCGATTGTGGTGGGCGGCGGGCTGGTGGCCAAGGCCCTGTATGAACGGCGCAAGCGCGTGCGCGAGGCGGAAGAGCAGGCCGCAACCGAAATGGCGGCAGCCCCCGAAAAGGCAGAGGAAAAGGGCCGTTGATTGCCCTGCCCGGTTTCGTCCGGGCTTGATTCACCCCGCCTGCATGCGGCAACAGCGCGCATGGCCAATCAAGACTCCCTGCATCGGCGCGGCCTGATGTTCATCCTCTCCTCGCCCTCGGGCGCGGGGAAGACCACCATTGCGCGCAAGATCCTGCAGCAGGTTCCCGGCATCGCCATGTCGGTTTCCGTCACCACCCGCCCGATGCGCCCCGGCGAAGTGGACGGGAAGGACTACATCTTCGTGGATCGCCCCACATTCGACCGGATGGTGGAAGAGGAAGAATTCCTCGAATGGGCGGAAGTCTTCGGCAATTGCTACGGAACGCCCAAGGCGCAGATCAAGGCGGGCCTGCGCGCCGGGCAGGATTTCCTGTTCGACATCGACTGGCAGGGCACCCAGCAGCTTTATCAGCGCATGGAAGTGGACGTGGTCCGCGTGTTCCTGCTGCCGCCCAGCATCGAGGAACTGGAACAGCGCCTGCGTTCGCGCGCGACCGACGCCGAAGACGTGATCCAGGGCCGCATGTCCCGCGCCCGCAGCGAGATCAGCCACTGGGACGGTTACGATTATGTCGTGATCAACGAAAACGTCGAACCCTGCTTCGAAAAGGTGCGCGGCATTCTGGAGGCCGAACGCCTGAAGCGCATGCGCCAGACCGGCCTGATCGACTTCGTACGCGGATTGATGCGCGAATCCTGAGCCGACGGCACGCGGGCCTGCTTGCCCACTTCCTGTTTCGTCATCCCCGCGCAGGCGGGGATCCAGTTCAACGGTTGCTGCTGGATCCCCGCCTGCGCGGGGATGACGAAGATCGGGTTCAGCCCCCTTGGTCATCCCGGACTTGTTCCGGGATCCAGCTTCTTCGTCGCAAACAGCTGGACCCCGGAACAAGTCCGGGGTGACATGTGAGGTGCAATGGGTGCATTCGGTGTTTTCAATTGACATTATGAACCATTTCGGTTATAGGCCCCGCACCTTGCAGCAATAGCACGCTGCAAGCCTCCAATCCGGAGGGCGGCATGTCGACTGCCTTTCCTCCCTTGTTCGCTTTGAACAACGCGGCCGGTGCGGGTGTGTGTCTGCGGGGGCGTTACCCCTTGGCAAAGCCGCCTGCGCCAGATGCGGTTACCGGATGCGCGGATTTCACCGGCCGCCCCCGATCCTGCCCCCTCTTGCGGGCAGGCCATCCGGGGCGTGCACGCAGAACCGCCAGTGGCGCGGGATCATCACCCGCGAGAAGGGGATGCCCGGCTGCGAGCCCGCGGGCGCCTTTTCCGGCCGGTCACCGATCGGGTTGAGCCAGGTGCATGGTGGATGCCCCGGCCCTTCGCTATCCTTCCGCCCGCCCCCTGCACGCGCCATTCCTGACGCCGTGCCGGCCGCGCGATTGGTTTGTTTGCTCTACACTGGCGGTAAGGTCCGGGTTTGCCGCCGGATGGGGCTTTGTGCCTGCGCCCCAACTACAACCCCAACCGTCGTCATCCCCGCGAAGGCGGGGATCCAGCAGCAACCGTCGAACTGGATTCCCGCCTTCGCGGGAATGACGAATTAAGGGAAGCGCCCAATCACACCACACCCGCCCATCCTGAGCTTGTCGGAAGCGAAGCTGGCCGAAGGCCAACGACACGCGGAACATTTGCCCAACCGAACCCGTCCAGGGACCAAGTCCAAACCTCAGCGCATGTCCTTCGACAAGCTCAGGATGGGCGGAGGTCAGTGCCCGGGGGATCACGAAAGTGGAAACCCGCTTAGAAACCCTTGCTCCAGCGCAAAGCCACGCCCTGATCGTCGGGCATGGATTCATAATGCCCCGGATCGCGCCGGTAATAGACGCTGGCGGAAGCGCCGCCGCCCCACAGGGGGCCATGCCAGGCCAGTTCGCCCAGAATCTCGCGCCCGTCCGGCGCCAGCGACAGGGGCACGGTGCCGAAGGTCGCGCTTTCCGTGTCATAGTCGTAGGAAACCGGAAGGCTGAGCTTCAGCCCGCCGCTTTCCACCCGCATCGGCTGGGCCACGCGCAGGCCCAGGCTGTCGGACTGGCTGAACACGCCGCGGCGCTGAATGTCGATGGACCAGGCGCGGCTCTGGATCACCGATCCGTTTTCGATCACGCTGCTGCTGTTGGCATAGGTCCAGCCGTTGCGCACCGAACCGAAGAGCTTCCAGCGGGGTGCGAATTCCCAGCCTGCGCTGGCATCGAGGAACAGGGTGTTCGCCCCGCCACCGCCGAAGGCATCGTGGAAGCGGCCGCCCAGCACGGTGCGGCTTTCCTGCATCCATTCCAGCCCGAGCGCCGCCTGCAGTCCGCCCCATTGGCGGTCGGCCGTGATCGAGAAGCTGTGCATCGCGTCGCGGGTGCGGCTGCCGGTGACATCTTCGGTGAGCCACAGCGAATTGCCGCTCATCACCGCGCCGGATTCGCCGGCCAGCGTCAGGCCCCAGCCGCCGAACTGCTTGCGCAGCGCCAGCGACATATCGGCGCGGTGGAACGTGCCGTCATCGCTGCCCGCGGCGCCCGCGATCAGGAAGGCCGGGCGATCCTGCCCCTGCATCTGCATCACCAGCCCATCGGGCCGTTCCGCATAGGCAAAGCCCAGCTGCGTATCGGGCGCCAGCTTCAGCGCGACCCGCGCCGCGAGCACGCGCGAGGTTTCCGCTTCCTGCTTGGTCAGCATCAACTGGCTGGGAATGCCGCGCACCGCATTGGGGTTGGACGCGTCGATCGTATAGGCAATCGCGGCCTTGTCGCTGGTCGAGGAAACCGAGCGCGTCTGGATGCCGATCGCATCGTACAGCCGCGTGGGCAGCGTGGCCGAACGCATCGACAGGCCGAGATTGTAACTGAAAGCGCGCCGGTATTTATCGAGTATCAGCGTATTGAGCGAGGCACTGGTGAGCGCATCGCCCATGGCGGGCGAACCCACGGCCGTGGTGTCGGTCAACGGCAGCGCTGCGGTGCCCTTGCTGGCAAGGGTCGTCGTGCCCTGCGGCTGGAACGCCTCGTGAATATCCAGAATGCCCCGGCCATAGGTGTTGTCCACGCCCGGCGTGCCGACATCCTGCGCCGTGGTCAGCAGTAGTTCCACAATCTCCGTCGCGGTCAGGTTCGGGAAGGCCTGCGCGATCAATGCGACCGCGCCCGCCACTTGCGGGGCCGCAAAGCTGGTGCCGCTGATGGCGCAAAGGGTGGGGCTTGGGCAATATTGATCGCCGGCCCATTGCGGCCCGTCGAGATAGACGGTCACGTCCTCTCCCAGAGCAGCAAGGTAGAAATTGGTATAGCCGCGCGCCTTGTTGCTGAAATCGGAAATGACGCCTGCGGAATTGACCGATCCCACGATGATGACATTGCCGCCCCCGGCATCGACCAGATCCCTGGCAAAACCGTCGGGCGCGGTCCTGCCGTCGTTGCCCGCAGCAACCACGACCACGATCCCGGCATCGGCCGCGCGCTTGATCGCGGCCACTTCAGCTCCGGACGCGCCGGAGCCGCCCAGCGACATGTTGATGACGGTGGCATTGTGCGCGATCGCATAGTCGATCGCGGAACTCAGTTCGCCGAAAGTGCATTCGCCGGTCGCGCAGGTTCCCGGCGTATCCGCACGGATGGACAGGATCGTGGCATCATAGGCAATGCCGACCGTTCCGTTCCCGCCATTATTGTCGGCCGCTGCGATCATCGCCACCAGTGTGCCGTGATCGCCCTCGCCCTCAACCTGATTGCGCGAGTCATAAATATCGGTGGAGTCCGCGCTGATGCGCCCGGTAAACTCCGAATTGCCCTGATAGATGCCCGTGTCGATGATCCCGATGATCGAGCCCTGGCCGGTCTTGCCCGCGACCCAGGCAGTGGCCGCACCGTGGAAGGCGGGACCGTCAGACCGGCGATATTCCGCCGTGTTGTAATTGATGGTGTCAGTCGGCTTGGGCGGCGGAACGTAGCTGATCGGCGTCGGAGTAGGAGTCGGCGTAGGCGTCGGAGTGGGCGTAGGTGTGGGTGTCGGCGTGGGGGTCGGCACCGGAGTAGGCGTCGGCGTGGGAACAGGCGTCGGAGTGGGCGTCGGCGCGGGCGTGGGGCTGGGCGTCGGCGTGCTGTTCACGCCGCCCCCGCCACATGCCGTCAGCAGCACGAAGGAGAACAGGATTGCGCCGTTCCCTACGGAAGCGCGAAGCGAATGAATTACCCTCATGATTGCCCCCAGTCCTGGCAATGCCGAATTAACACGCCAAATTCCCCCTCCAGGGTTAAAACGGGGTAAATCCCCTTCCCTGTTGGAGCTGCCCTGCCCCCTTATTGCGGGCGGTGCGGGCGTTTGTTCAGCGAAACCCCAAGCCTGTGTCTGCAATGCGCCTTGCCCCAAGGCAAGCGAGGGGTTAGGCGCTCGCCCGGTCCATTGAACAGTTCATCGCCTGCCCGGCGGATGACGGTTGAAAACAGATACAGGAGTTCTCCCATGTCCGCCCAGCTCGAAACCGCGATCGAAGCCGCCTGGGAAGCCCGTGACACCGTCACCCCCGCCAGCGCCGATGTGCGCGAAGTGGTGGAAGCCGCGCTCGAACTGCTCGACGGCGGCAAGGCCCGCGTGGCCGAACCCGATGGCAATGGCGGCTGGACGGTCAACCAGTGGCTGAAGAAGGCCGTGCTGCTCTCTTTCCGCCTGAACGACAATGTATTGGTGGATGGCGGCGCTGCCGGCGCCCCCGCTTTCGACAAGGTCCCCAGCAAGTTCGCCGGTTGGGACGATGCCCGCTTCCGCGAAGGCGGCTTCCGCGTGATTCCCGGCGCCGTGGCCCGCCGTGGCAGCTTCATCGGCAAGGGCGTGATCCTGATGCCCAGCTTCGTGAATATCGGTGCCTATGTGGGCGAAGGCACCATGGTGGACACCTGGGCCACTGTCGGCAGCTGTGCCCAGATCGGCAAGAATGTGCACCTTTCCGGCGGCGTCGGCATCGGCGGCGTACTGGAACCGCTGCAGGCCGGGCCTGTGGTGATCGAGGATAATTGCTTCATCGGCGCCCGCAGCGAAGTGGTGGAAGGCGTGACCATCGGCGAAGGCGCCGTGCTGTCCATGGGCGTCTATATCGGCGCTTCCACCAAGATCGTGGATCGCGCCACGGGCGAAGTCCATTACGGCAAGGTGCCGCCCTACAGCGTGGTCGTGCCCGGCTCCATGCCCGGCAAGCCCCTGCCCGACGGTACGCCCGGCCCCAGCCTCTATTGCGCCGTCATCGTGAAGACGGTGGACGCGCAGACCCGCTCCAAGACCGCGATCAACGACCTGCTGCGCGACTGATCGCACGGGGCGCCCGCCCCGCCCGGCCAGATGGAACGCCTTCCTCTTCCCGCCCGTTGATCGGGTGATGCCCCACCAGAGGGGCGCGGAAGAGGAGATGTTCCATGCAACGCAATGGCAGCCATATCCGGATGGAAACGGACGAAGCGCGCGCCGGCTCCACCCCGCATATCGTGCGCTATGTGCTGGGCTTCAGCCTTGCATTGGCGGCAATCGCGATGACCATCGTCTGGGTCAGCGCAGCGCTGTCCGCCGGATAAGACGGCCGCCTCCCGGCGTGGGCCGCTGGCTGCCTTGCCCCACAAGAAGGGCTGACTGACAGCGCCCGAACAATCGGCTATGCCGCGATCATGGGAGCCACCATGATCGACGAATTCGCCGTGTCCACGCTGATGGTGGTGGTCTGCGTCACAATCCACGGGCTGGGCCTGTTCGGGCTGAGCCGTGCCCTGCGGACCGAAGCGGCGACCGAGCGCCTGCGGGACATCAACCCCCTGTCACTGCGCGGCAGCATGTTCACGCTGAGCATCGTGGTATCCATGGTGGCGCTGCACGGGCTGGAAATCTGGCTCTACGCGTTGGTCTACATGTTCACGCACGCAGTGAACGGGTTTGAGGAAGCGCTGTATTTCTCCACCATTTCCTATTCCACGGTCGGCTACAGCGACACGCACATCGTCAGGGAATGGCGGCTGGTCGGCGCGTTCGAGAGCATTCTGGGCGTGATCCTGCTGGGCTGGTCCACGGCCTTCTTCTTCCGAATGCTCTCCCGCATCGACCCGCACTGAAACCCGCTCGTCAGTCCTTTTCGGGATATTCGATCGGCGGATCGGCCCGGTGCGCGGCAGCATAGGCTTCCGCTGCCTTGAGCACCCGCATCATGTTGCGGCTGGCGATCTTCTCCAGATCGGCCTGGCTATATCCGCGCCGGGCGAGTTCGGTAAACAGCGCCGGATAACCCGCCACGTCCTCCATGCCCACGGGGCCGGTTTCCATCCCGTCATAATCTCCGCCAAGGCCAATGGCATCGATGCCCGCAACCTTGCGAATCTGGTCGATATGGTCGGCCATGTCGGCCACGGTGGTCTTGGGTTCGGGATGGGCCTTGCCCCAGGCTTCCAGCCCTTCCTTCACCCTGTCCGGCTGGCCCTGCCACAGGCCCTTGAGCCGTGCCTCCTCGCCCGCGCGGTCGGCTCCCCACTGGCGGCGCTTCTCGCCCAGATAGGCAGGCAGGCCCACCACCATCACGATCCCGCCATTGTCCTTCAGGCGGGCCAGCACGGCATCGGGCACATTGCGCGGATGGCCGTTCACCGCCCGCGCGCCGGAATGGCTGAAGATCACCGGGGCCTTGGCCACATCCAGCGCATCGAACATCGTATCCTCGCTCACATGGCTGAGGTCCACCAGCATGCCGATGCGCTGCATTTCGCGCACTACGTCCTTGCCAAAATCGGTCAGCCCGCCATGCTGCGGTGCATCCGTGGCGCTGTCCGCCCATTCGAGCGTCCTGGAATGCGTCAGGGTGAGATAGCGCGCGCCAAGATCGTACATCTGCCGCAACACGCCTAGGCTGCCATCGATGGAACTGCCGCCTTCCATGCCCATCAGCGAGGCGATCTTGCCCTGCTTCATCGCCGCTTCGACATCGGCCGAGCTGGTCGCCAGCATCAGATCGTTCGGATAGCGCGCAACCAGCCGCTTCACGACATCGATCTGTTCCAGCGTTGTGACCACCGCCTGCGGCTGAGGCAGGTCCGCATCGACATAGACTGACCAGAACTGCGCCCCGACCTTGCCCTTGCGCAGGCGCGGAAGGTCAGTGTGCATGCCCACCCCGCTCCAGTCGGTCGGCGGGGCCTTGCTGGTATCGTTGAAGTCGAAATTGGCGATCACATTGCTATAGCGGCCGCGCAATTGCTCCGGCACGTCATTATGGCCATCCCACACCGGCGCGGCGGCAAGTGCGGCGGCAGCGGTTTCCTCCGGGCTCTTGGCAGAAAGCGGTGCGGCAATGAAAGCGGCGGAAAGCGCGGTGACGAGCAAAGCAGTGCGGAAGCGCGGCATGGAAACTCCTGTTGCAGAGCAGCATAACAGCGCGCCGAGTGCGAATGCGCAAGCCCTGCCGGTGCGATTGCCGCCCCTGTCTCGCGCATGATAGGCCAGAGGCATGAGCAACGCCCGCCAGATCATAGAGCGCCTGTCCCTAACCCCACACCCCGAAGGGGGCTGGTATCGTGAGACATGGCGCGCTCCCGCCAATGACGGCATCCGCGCAGGCGGCACGGCAATCCACTTCCTGCTGGAAGCCGGCCAGCGCTCCCACTGGCACAAAGTGGACGCAGCGGAGATATGGCTCTTCCACGCGGGCGATCCACTGCGTCTGTCGCTCAGCCCCGGCGATAGCGGCCCGGTTTCCAGCGTAATCCTGGGGCATGACGTGGCGGCAGGCCACTCCGTCCAGCACGTGATCGCCCCGGGCGAATGGCAGGCCGCCGAAGCCCCGCCGGTCGGCCCGGCAGGCTATTCGCTGGTCAGCTGCGTGGTGGTGCCGGGGTTCGAATTCGCGGGCTTCACGCTCGCACCGGAAGGCTGGGCGCCGGGGCAGTAAGCACCGGCATGCCCTGCCCTTACCCTTCCCAGCCGAACACATCTTCCAGACCCACGCCGAACACACGGCTGATACGGAACGCGCTTTCAAGGCTGGGGGAATATTTCCCCTGTTCGATGGCAATCACCGTCTGGCGGGTAACGCCAATGGCATCGGCCAGCGCCTGCTGGCTCAGGCCGCCGTGAGCCTCCCGCAAGGCCCTCACCCGGTTGGTAATGGGTGGACGCTTCGCCATGGCTCAGTAACCCCTGCGGAAGAACCATATCTGCAAGGCATAGTCGGCAAATTGGGCCAGGATCAGCGCCATGATCACGGAATAGAACAGCAGATTGCCATTACCATGTGCCAGATAGAGCAAGGCACCGGAAACCGCCGCCACGCTCATCACAACGCCGGACCACCGGCCCGCGCGGGCGATGGCCAGCTGTTCGCGCTCGTCGGCAGGCTGCTGCGCCGCCTTCCTCTCGGCCATGGCCAGCGGCACATGCACCAGAATCGAAAGCCCGATCACCAGCAGCACCCACAACATAAGCGGCAGAATCTGTTCCCTTACCGGCGCATCAGCCTGCAGCGCCAGCATCACCCGCAGATAGACGCCGCCGGTAACCAGCATGACAGCGCCCATCGCCCAGGCGGACTTTTCCCGAAAACTCATTCTGCACTCCCGATTCCATGTCTGATTTCTTTAACATAGTACAAGATTTTTAACAGTCAAATTATTTTGACATTGCCTTGTCGGGACGCAGGCAGGCACACGCAGCCATTGCGGCCGCAGGGCCGATGCGAAGGGCAAAGATGCTCCAAACCAGGAAGCGGATCGGAATGCAGCCCAGCGTGTCGTACCGGAGATGTTTGGGGGTCCGTATGGAACATAGGTGAGGGCTGCCAGTCATCCAGACACGGCAACATTGCGGACATTCGCCAAGCCGCCCCGCAGACACGGGTAGCCCCTCCTCCCGAAGGAAGAGGGGCCGGGGAGAGCCGGTTGGAAATCAGTTCGGGTTGGCTTCGACCGAATAATTGATCGCGGCGTTGCGGGTCTTCTGGAAGTCCGGCACGCTCATGCCCTTCATCGCGGCATAGACGTCGATATTGCCGAGGCCGACCACCGGAGCCAGCTTCTCCAGATTGAAGAAGATCACGCCGTAATGGATCATGCCGATCCAATCCAACTCGCGGATCATCCGCTTCTCTTCCTCGGTCAGCTTGTATTCTGCAGCCAGCCCTTCGAAATCGGTCCTGAAGCGTTCGCGGAAGCCTGGTTCGACGATGGTGTGGAGGAAATTGTTGATCCGCCACGCCCTGGCGCTGACGCCCACGGTGAAGGGATAAGTGCCTTCAAGGCCCAGCGCGGGGGCCACATCGGCCATCATGCGCGCGGCATATTCTTCCTTCGTCATCGGCAGCGGATCAGGCTCCGCATCTTCGAAGATCATGCTAGCGATGGAGGTCATCGAAGGCAGGAAGAAGCTCTGGTGCAGCTTGTTGACCTTGGGGGCCAGCGCGCCGCGCATCAGCATCCACATCACGATTTCGGCGCCTTCCATGCCGCCCAGCTTCACCAGTTCGCCCACCGGAATGTCGATCAGGCTTTCCGGATCCTTATGCAGGCGGTCCATGAATTCCATGTCCCATTCGACATTATTGAACCCGCAGCGTTCGCCATGCACCTGATGGGACAGGCCGCCGGTTCCCGCGATGGCCACCTTGATGTCCTTGGGATAGGACTGGATCGCCCGGCGCAGGGAACGGCCGAAGTTCCAGAAGCGCTTCGCACGCGGGATCGGCAGTTCCAGCACCCCGCATTGCAGAGGCACGATCTTTACCGGCCAGCCATTCTCGTCGTCATAGGGCAGCAGCACCGAAAGAGGCGAAAAAGCGCCGTGATCCAACCCCATGCCCTGCCAGTAAGACAGGTCGAAATCATCGGCCACCATGCCGAAGGCGATGTGCTGGGCAAGCTCGGGATCGCCCTTGATCGGCGGGATATTGCGCGGGCCGCCGCCTTCGTCGGCCGCGGCATATTCCTCGCCGATGCCCAGCGCGAAGTGGGAATAGTGCCGCATCCAGAAAGAGGTCATGTGATCGTTGTAGATATACAGGATCACGTCCGGCTTCTTTTCGGCAAGCCATTGCTTCACCGGCTCGAAGCCTTCGAAGATCGGCTTCCACACGGGATCGTCATATTTGCCCGCGTCATGGGCGAAGGCGATGGTGGGGGTATGCGAAACGGCGAAACCGCCGACAATCTCTGCCATGGCAATGCTCTCCCTCTCCACGGGACAGCCGACATTGTGCCATGCGATTCCCGGATCAGACAATGATGCCGGATTAGGAGGATAGGGCCCTACGCACTTTGAGCGAGGTCAAAGCGTGAAAACTTCATATTTGTGAATTGAGACGCGCCGGGTGGAGCTGCTCAACCTGGCTCAGCCCTCATAGGCCTGGATGAAGGGCGCCAGATATTCGCGATAGGGCTGCGCCACACCAATGCCTGCACGATTGATCGGCTTGCGCACCTGCATGACGCTGGAGGTAGTGACGGTACGCCGATTTTCATGCGGGGCGAAGACCTGCGGTTCTTCCGTAAGCTCGCAATGCTGCAAAATCCGCCTGATCCAGATGTCCGGCTGAGTCACCAGGCTTTCATAGGATACCACCAGCAGGCGATCCCCCAGGATTTCCTGCCACCGTGCCATCAGCGCATCCTCCAGCTGGAAGTGGAAGGCAATGTCTTCCAGATCGTAGCTCCAGGGGATGCGGTGCATGAAGCAGGTGCGGAAGCACGACCATGCACAGTCCAGCGGATCGCGCCTGAGCCAGATGAGCGGCGCCTGTGGCAGGAATGCTGCTGCGAAGCCCAGCAGGCGGCTGCTATTGTTGGTCTTGTCCACGATGCGGCCCGAACCGGGGAACCGTTCGTCCAGCCAGTGGTGCCACAGGCGCGCGATCTCGCTGACGCCTTCCGCCGCCGCATAGCGTGCCAGCGCATCGCAGGATACGCCTTCCACATCTTTCACGAACAGGCCAAGGCGATTGATCTCGCCCCCGTCGCTCACCGCGCTGTGGCTCGTCAGGATCTGTTCGACCAGAGTAGTGCCGGATCGCGGCAGCCCCATCACGAAGATCGTCCGGTCGGTCGCTTCCCGCTGACCGACGCCCAGTTCGGCGATGCGCCCGGCGGTGAAGCCGTTCACTGCCTCCTGCGCACCAATGCGGTCCCGCTCGCGACTATAGGGCGCGATGGCCTTCATCCGGCGCGCACCTTCCGCAAAGGCGGCAAAGGCCGGTGCATGATCGCCGCGATCCGCATGCACCTTACCCACGGCATAAAGATAGCTCGCCTGATCGATCGGCGATCCGCTCCGCAGCGCCTGCCCGGCCGCCAGCAAGCGCCCGGCCAGTTCCGGCTCGGCAGCGAAGTCGATCAGTGTCGCAAGGGAATGCCACGCCGTGCCGGAATGGGGGCGAAGATCGGTCGCCAATTCCAGCAAATCCCGCGCCTGCTCCGTCTCGCCGACATAGAGGGCGGAGGTGCCCCGACTATAGGCATTCGATGCCCGGTCGGGCACTGCCTCCGGCAGGGCGCTCATCAGTTCGTAGGCATCCTGCCAGATGCCGATTTCCGCGAGCAGCCCGGCCTTCTGGAACGTGGCCATGGAATTGTCGTTCGCGCCCTGCGTGAACATGTCGAGCGCCCGCCGCGCCAGCGTCACTTCACCATTGTCGGCCGCTATCTGGGCAATGAGATGCCACTGCGGCCCAATCGGCGCATTTAACCGGAGAAGTTCACGGATTAGATCATTTGTTCTGCGACGATCATCCTGCTCGACAGCAGCCTTCAGCTTACCGCCCAGAGCCTGAACACTCGCGAGGTTGTTAACTAACATACATCATGTCAAATTTTGTACGAATCGCCTGATTAGCGGGCATATTCCCCGCATACAGATGTCCTAAGAGACAGAAATCAGACAAGCATCAACGGCAAAAAAAGTAACGAAGTGTAACGATTGGGGACATTGCCCATGCTGCAGCGCAGCACGGATTTTTTCGCGGGCGTTTAGAACGCCCTTTGAAACAGGAGGTTCCCGAAAAATCTCTGCAGGGCGGTATTTTTCGACCAACGTATGACTTGGGGCCCCTGTGCCATCCGGGCGTGGCATTGCGCAGGCGCGGGCGAACGAGTGCCGAAGGCAGTCGCGATGAACATAACAACGATGGAGATGGTCACTCAGGCCAGATGGGCAGCCACAAAAGTGGCCCCGTGACGCAGCGTGTAGGGCTAAATCCGGATGCCCTACACGCAGCGGGCAATACGCGCAGCCGCATTGCCTGTTTCACGACCCGGCGCGCAGCATTGATTTTGGCACGGGGTGGCTTCCCACAGAGAAGCGACGGCGGATAGAACACCGGCTATCCATTTTTTACCGGTGCCCCGGCTAGCCCAAATCAGTCCCGACTCCCAGCTGCATCGCCGGGCGACCCTAGTTGTAAAGAATTCCGACACAACTCAATTGCGCTACGCAATCATACTTCAGTATTATCACGCAATAACAGATGATTATGCCCAGAAATAGGGCACCGCGTCAGCACCGGCTTGCCCGATGCCGACGCAGTGAAAAGGTCAGTCTTCCTTGCCGGCCACGCCGTAATTGATCTGGGCGTTGCGGGTTTTCTGGAAATCGGGAACCGACATGCCCTTCATCGCGGCATAGATGTCGATATTGCCGATGCCGGTGACGGCG from the Erythrobacter sp. SG61-1L genome contains:
- a CDS encoding sulfotransferase, with the translated sequence MTLARRALDMFTQGANDNSMATFQKAGLLAEIGIWQDAYELMSALPEAVPDRASNAYSRGTSALYVGETEQARDLLELATDLRPHSGTAWHSLATLIDFAAEPELAGRLLAAGQALRSGSPIDQASYLYAVGKVHADRGDHAPAFAAFAEGARRMKAIAPYSRERDRIGAQEAVNGFTAGRIAELGVGQREATDRTIFVMGLPRSGTTLVEQILTSHSAVSDGGEINRLGLFVKDVEGVSCDALARYAAAEGVSEIARLWHHWLDERFPGSGRIVDKTNNSSRLLGFAAAFLPQAPLIWLRRDPLDCAWSCFRTCFMHRIPWSYDLEDIAFHFQLEDALMARWQEILGDRLLVVSYESLVTQPDIWIRRILQHCELTEEPQVFAPHENRRTVTTSSVMQVRKPINRAGIGVAQPYREYLAPFIQAYEG